In Mercenaria mercenaria strain notata chromosome 13, MADL_Memer_1, whole genome shotgun sequence, a single window of DNA contains:
- the LOC123528874 gene encoding uncharacterized protein LOC123528874, translated as MEYGGHDYGHDIPEIQDFLHRHRATSHGRRKTVHVAERGRTAIGLLRLPASPGRKTYMTKRASLTPSPTVKFSFHFEKTTSHRLVKYKSAPLHYRHGDTELRHTLYAPSDQRRGSFLLSRRRSAAFSVSAGEEELRKKRLLAKFRLAAKLAIFCSRNFKKHCLRINENQDELAPYIRRLHFHEDDNTDDLLIDLSKFKANRQMRIPEETKRILSKEISHRTEQEIYHVTLALRNIKSFSEYPKRMQQKIAEVGLYEKYESKRMIVRQGHPASAFYFILSGAVVVMVMDEESKYARPVAHLYKGQTFGELAIINESKRNSTVIAKETCEFMSISVRDYHKIFMAGGVKNINDPDQEVFLKSLTCLASWPIHILQENPNKCQFLFFKNGEVIVRDSHYSDWVIIIKSGSVQVLKKLKRVEAFEWKRKKAIEYMTGSKKREVVLQRTEWRRILPELGIPLNPNEEEENFEYYSNGKPVPFVHPEENDEQTHEEHPVKKQPQIPNLWPFKVDISEIESGRYLDDNRHTGLPFRTLSVNTDTVDDKWQGRKLNRLTMNNKLGKQRGRSHSVAHEEEKELLGYQPHIRTIMEDINSGLKRKESVEEINAADINPEFVHVQTLTKGQVYGLADVILKDQPSFSVVSHGADCLLINKQFYLEHASEKLLRDMRQELCPYPTEEELQERLQVSVDWQAFKKTLLLQSVENVSSRRTMRTTINGTKTQEAFVY; from the exons ATGGAATACGGAGGACACGACTATGGACATGATATACCTGAAATTCAGGATTTCTTACATAGACACCGTGCGACATCACACGGGCGGCGTAAGACGGTGCACGTGGCGGAACGTGGCCGAACAGCTATTGGATTATTACGATTGCCAGCAAGTCCCGGGCGTAAAACGTACATGACAAAACGGGCGTCACTGACGCCATCTCCTACTGTCAAGTTCTCATTTCATTTCGAAAAGACGACGTCACATCGTCTTGTTAAATACAAAAGTGCACCATTACATTATAGACATGGAGATACCGAATTAAGACATACATTGTATGCTCCTTCCGATCAAAGGAGGGGATCTTTCTTGTTGTCGAGACGGCGGTCGGCCGCGTTTAGTGTTTCTGCAGGTGAAGAAGAACTAAGAAAG AAACGTCTGCTTGCCAAATTCAGACTTGCCGCCAAGTTGGCAATATTTTGTTCGAGGAACTTCAAGAAACATTGTCTCAG GATTAATGAAAACCAAGATGAGCTTGCTCCTTACATTAGGAGATTACACTTTCATGAAGATGATAACACCGACGATTTACTTATCGAtctgtcaaagttcaaggccAACAGACAG atgCGAATTCCAGAAGAAACAAAACGTATTTTGTCGAAGGAAATTTCACATCGAACTGAACAAGAGATCTACCAC GTTACCCTGGCATTACGGAACATCAAAAGCTTCTCAGAGTACCCAAAACGCATGCAACAGAAAATTGCAGAAGTTGGACTTTACGAAAA GTACGAGTCTAAAAGAATGATTGTACGACAAGGACACCCAGCGTCCGCTTTCTATTTCATCTTATCTGGAGCAG TTGTTGTAATGGTTATGGACGAAGAAAGCAAGTATGCAAGGCCGGTAGCTCATTTATACAAGGGGCAAACTTTTGGG GAACTTGCCATTATAAACGAATCAAAGAGGAATTCTACTGTTATTGCCAAGGAAACGTGTGAGTTCATGTCTATATCAGTACGG GATTACCACAAGATATTTATGGCTGGAGGGGTGAAAAACATTAACGATCCGGACCAAGAAGTCTTCCTAAA GAGCCTAACCTGTTTAGCTTCATGGCCAATACACATTCTTCAAGAAAACCCAAACAAGtgtcagtttttatttttcaa AAATGGTGAGGTTATTGTAAGAGATTCACATTATTCTGACTGGGTTATAATTATAAAATCG GGGAGCGTTCAAGTGCTGAAGAAACTTAAACGGGTGGAAGCATTCGAGTGGAAAAGAAAAA AAGCAATAGAATATATGACTGGTAGTAAGAAACGTGAAGTTGTTCTTCAAAGAACGGAATGGCGCCGGATTTTACCTGAACTAGGAATACCTTTAAATCCAAATGAAGAAGAAGAGAATTTTGAATACTATAGTAACGGTAAACCTGTTCCTTTCGTTCATCCTGAAGAAAATGATGAACAAACACATGAAGAACATCCCGTAAAGAAACAGCCACAGATACCGAACCTTTGGCCTTTTAA GGTTGACATATCTGAGATAGAATCAGGGCGCTACCTTGACGACAACCGTCATACTGGTCTACCCTTCCGTACTCTCTCCGTTAATACAGACACAGTCGATGATAAATGGCAGGGGAGAAAACTCAACCGATTAACCATGAACAATAAACTAG GCAAACAGAGAGGAAGAAGCCACAGTGTGGCACATGAAGAAGAGAAAGAGTTGCTAGGATACCAGCCACATATACGTACAATAATGGAAGATATAAACTCGGGGTTAAAACgaaag GAAAGTGTAGAAGAAATAAACGCAGCAGACATAAATCCAGAATTTGTTCATGTTCAAACATTGACAAAGGGACAAGTTTAT GGTCTAGCAGATGTTATACTGAAAGATCAACCGAGTTTCTCAGTTGTAAGTCATGGTGCGGACTGTTTACTTATCAACAAACAGTTCTATCTGGAACATGCTTCTGAAAAACTACTTAGAGATATGAGACAAGAG CTTTGTCCCTATCCGACTGAAGAGGAACTACAGGAACGGCTACAAGTTAGCGTGGACTGGCAAGCTTTCAAGAAGACATTGCTGCTACAGTCCGTCGAGAATGTATCATCTAGAAGAACAATGAGAACAacaataaatggaacaaaaacaCAAGAGGCGTTTGTGTACTAG